One window of uncultured Methanoregula sp. genomic DNA carries:
- a CDS encoding PLP-dependent aminotransferase family protein has protein sequence MFAPRMAKTPKSFIREILKVTEDPRIISFAGGLPNPALIDVENIASAAASVLAKDGQAALQYSTTEGYRPLRQFIADRYKKRLGLHISPDEILITNGSQQCLDLLGKVLINAGDHIAIERPGYLGAIQAFSLYEPRFHPINLYEGGPDPAQLAHTTGNYPIRFFYGIPNSQNPSGITYSKERREEIAGILEKTDTLFIEDDAYGELNFDGKSLPSLREFIPDQTIITGSFSKILAPGMRMGWVVAPTEIMEQLVVAKQASDLHSNYLSQRIAYEYLQNNDIDAHIRKIRIAYRNQRDVMISSMQEFFPDTVSFTHPLGGMFIWVTLPVGISSMEVFNAAIKENVAVLPGSPFYVDGGGGNTLRINFSNSTHEKIRTGIERLASVIKKQSPA, from the coding sequence ATGTTTGCACCGCGGATGGCAAAAACCCCCAAATCATTTATCCGGGAAATTCTCAAGGTAACTGAAGATCCCCGGATCATCTCGTTTGCCGGTGGGCTTCCCAACCCAGCGCTCATTGATGTAGAGAATATTGCTTCTGCCGCCGCCTCGGTTCTTGCAAAGGATGGCCAGGCCGCGCTCCAGTACTCCACTACCGAAGGCTACCGACCGCTCCGGCAGTTCATAGCGGACCGGTACAAAAAACGGCTCGGGCTCCATATATCCCCGGATGAGATCCTCATCACCAACGGGTCACAACAATGCCTCGACCTCCTGGGAAAGGTCCTCATTAATGCGGGGGATCACATTGCCATAGAACGTCCCGGCTACCTGGGGGCTATCCAGGCATTTTCGCTTTACGAGCCCCGGTTTCATCCGATAAATCTTTACGAGGGTGGCCCGGACCCGGCCCAGCTCGCACATACCACCGGGAATTACCCGATCCGGTTCTTTTACGGGATCCCGAATTCCCAGAATCCCTCCGGGATCACGTATTCCAAAGAACGAAGAGAGGAGATTGCCGGAATTCTTGAGAAGACGGACACGCTCTTTATCGAAGACGATGCATATGGCGAGCTGAACTTTGACGGCAAATCTCTTCCTTCCCTGCGCGAATTCATTCCAGACCAGACCATCATAACGGGATCATTTTCCAAGATCCTTGCCCCGGGCATGCGGATGGGATGGGTTGTTGCACCCACGGAGATTATGGAACAGCTGGTTGTTGCAAAACAGGCATCGGATCTCCATTCCAATTACCTGTCCCAGAGAATCGCTTACGAATATCTCCAGAATAATGACATCGATGCCCATATCCGGAAAATCCGGATTGCCTACCGGAATCAGCGGGATGTCATGATTAGCAGCATGCAGGAATTTTTCCCGGATACGGTTTCGTTTACCCATCCCCTTGGGGGAATGTTCATCTGGGTTACCCTGCCGGTAGGTATCTCTTCCATGGAAGTTTTCAATGCCGCGATCAAGGAAAATGTCGCTGTTCTTCCAGGCTCACCGTTTTACGTCGATGGCGGAGGCGGAAATACTCTCCGGATCAATTTCTCAAATTCAACTCATGAGAAGATCCGGACCGGGATCGAACGGCTTGCATCCGTGATCAAAAAACAGAGCCCTGCCTGA
- a CDS encoding DNA adenine methylase has product MESSKIFIQKILQTDTTGDDSIDVNCIEDEVGDEGTTNGNQPAPFVKWVGGKRCLIKELKSHLPEKIGTYYEPFVGGGALFFSLSKDLKNANLSDSNLDLMITYRAIQKEPDKLIALLKKHKQNHSKEYYYNTRKRHDIKNPLDLAARLIYLNRTCYNGLFRVNKSGEFNVPMGTYKNPTIVNEENIWACHEALKNVKIERRPFETIRPKSGDFVYFDPPYHPTDDISFTSYTHSDFTEKDQVILRDFAVQLHKKGVKIMLSNSHTPFIRDIFKSSIFNIHIVTAPRFVNCKKDKRNPVEEVVITNY; this is encoded by the coding sequence ATGGAGTCATCAAAAATTTTTATTCAAAAAATTCTACAAACAGATACTACTGGTGATGATTCTATTGACGTTAATTGTATTGAGGATGAAGTAGGCGATGAAGGTACTACGAATGGAAATCAACCCGCCCCTTTTGTAAAATGGGTGGGTGGAAAACGGTGCCTGATAAAAGAGTTAAAAAGTCATTTACCGGAAAAAATTGGTACCTATTATGAGCCATTTGTTGGTGGAGGAGCACTTTTTTTCTCGCTCTCTAAAGATCTTAAAAATGCCAATCTCTCTGATAGCAATTTAGATTTAATGATAACATACAGGGCAATACAAAAAGAACCGGATAAATTAATTGCTCTTCTTAAAAAGCATAAGCAAAATCATTCCAAAGAATATTATTACAATACTCGCAAGCGGCATGATATAAAAAACCCGTTGGATCTCGCGGCTCGATTAATTTATCTTAACCGGACTTGTTACAATGGGTTATTTCGGGTGAATAAATCCGGCGAGTTTAATGTCCCGATGGGGACTTACAAAAATCCAACAATCGTTAATGAGGAGAATATTTGGGCATGTCATGAAGCGTTAAAAAATGTAAAAATTGAACGGAGACCTTTCGAGACAATTCGCCCTAAAAGTGGAGATTTCGTTTATTTTGATCCTCCGTATCATCCAACTGATGATATATCATTCACTAGTTACACCCATTCGGACTTTACTGAAAAAGATCAAGTAATTCTTCGAGATTTTGCGGTGCAACTTCATAAAAAAGGAGTTAAAATAATGCTTTCTAATTCTCATACACCCTTCATCCGTGATATTTTTAAGAGTTCTATCTTCAATATTCATATCGTTACAGCACCGCGTTTTGTGAATTGTAAGAAAGATAAACGAAACCCTGTTGAAGAAGTAGTAATAACTAACTATTGA
- a CDS encoding M42 family metallopeptidase, with protein sequence MVKELLRKLSNAHGVSGSEGSVFSVIKKELKGHVDDIREDPMGNLIAIKRGNKFKVMLAAHMDEIGLMVKYVDEKGFIRFVALGGWYGPTLYNQRVILHTPNGPLFGVIGGKPPHMMDDDERKKGVKVDDMFIDVGATNKEEVAYLGVDVGTPVTVDREFAPLANTRVTGKAFDNRAGVAMLIKTLKEVKSPLTIFGVFTVQEEVGLKGARTSAYSLDPDCAIATDVTIPGDHPGIDMKDAPVEMGKGPVITIVDSSGRGLIASRKVVKWLKDAADENNIPVQLEVGSGGTTDATAIHLTKGGIPSTTLSIPSRYIHSPVEVLDLQDVEAGVNLLVNALKQKPAL encoded by the coding sequence ATGGTAAAAGAACTGTTACGGAAATTATCCAATGCCCACGGAGTTTCGGGCAGTGAAGGTAGCGTTTTTTCGGTCATTAAAAAAGAGCTTAAAGGCCACGTGGACGATATCCGCGAGGACCCTATGGGGAACCTCATCGCCATCAAGCGCGGCAACAAGTTCAAAGTGATGCTTGCCGCCCACATGGATGAGATTGGCCTGATGGTCAAGTACGTTGACGAGAAAGGATTCATCCGGTTCGTTGCCCTTGGCGGCTGGTACGGTCCTACCCTGTACAACCAGCGGGTCATCCTGCATACGCCCAACGGCCCCCTGTTTGGGGTCATCGGCGGGAAGCCCCCGCACATGATGGACGATGACGAGCGCAAGAAAGGTGTCAAAGTCGATGACATGTTCATCGATGTCGGTGCAACCAACAAGGAAGAGGTAGCCTATCTTGGCGTGGATGTCGGGACCCCGGTCACGGTGGACCGTGAATTCGCTCCCCTTGCAAACACCCGGGTCACCGGCAAGGCATTCGACAACCGAGCCGGTGTTGCGATGCTCATCAAGACCTTGAAGGAAGTCAAATCCCCGCTCACGATCTTCGGTGTCTTCACGGTCCAGGAAGAAGTCGGTCTCAAGGGTGCCCGGACGAGCGCCTATTCGCTTGATCCTGACTGTGCGATTGCAACCGATGTTACGATCCCCGGCGATCACCCGGGCATCGACATGAAGGATGCCCCGGTTGAGATGGGAAAAGGCCCGGTCATCACGATTGTCGACAGCAGCGGCCGGGGTCTTATCGCGAGCAGGAAAGTCGTAAAATGGCTCAAGGATGCGGCAGACGAGAATAACATACCGGTCCAGCTCGAGGTTGGGAGCGGCGGGACCACTGACGCAACAGCAATCCACTTAACAAAAGGCGGTATCCCGAGTACAACGCTCAGCATCCCGTCACGGTACATCCACTCGCCTGTGGAAGTGCTTGACCTGCAGGATGTTGAGGCCGGCGTGAACCTGCTCGTGAACGCGCTGAAACAGAAACCGGCATTGTAG
- a CDS encoding TIGR04255 family protein yields the protein MAINEIFPNPTVKQVIFQIRFHPIFYLENKIGDFQIAIREQFPESSLIIKKTLGIAENQKPEENIFPPGKIWQFKSVRGDILNVEFNSLAIVSDNYKTYQLGDGDKFRDLIQLVSDKFIDIMKIPIIKRIGLRYIDECPFPSRNQTTFKRYYNTTLPLGRFNLQDIAESYVNVVVKKDNCNLRYLEKIIPDEGKDKFVLDFDGFATDIDSHDYLNITDKLHTIIDDEYEKTLKKPVLDIMRQKR from the coding sequence ATGGCAATAAATGAAATATTTCCCAATCCCACTGTCAAACAAGTAATCTTCCAAATAAGATTTCATCCAATTTTTTACTTGGAGAACAAGATAGGCGATTTTCAAATTGCAATTAGGGAACAATTTCCTGAATCGTCTTTGATAATAAAAAAGACCCTCGGAATTGCTGAAAACCAAAAGCCAGAAGAAAATATATTTCCCCCTGGAAAAATATGGCAATTCAAATCAGTAAGAGGAGATATATTAAACGTCGAATTTAACTCTTTAGCTATTGTATCTGATAATTATAAGACATACCAATTAGGAGATGGAGATAAGTTTAGAGATCTTATCCAATTAGTATCTGATAAATTCATCGACATTATGAAAATTCCGATAATAAAACGCATCGGATTACGATATATTGATGAATGCCCATTTCCATCAAGAAATCAAACAACGTTCAAACGCTATTATAATACAACCCTTCCATTAGGCCGATTCAATTTACAAGATATTGCCGAATCATATGTAAATGTGGTCGTAAAAAAAGATAACTGCAATTTAAGATATCTTGAAAAAATAATACCAGACGAAGGAAAAGATAAATTTGTATTAGATTTTGATGGATTTGCTACTGATATCGATTCGCATGATTATCTTAATATAACAGATAAATTACATACAATCATCGATGACGAGTATGAAAAAACTCTAAAAAAACCTGTTTTGGATATAATGAGACAGAAACGGTGA
- a CDS encoding PD-(D/E)XK nuclease superfamily protein, translating into MEQGGKIANRTGKSLEEFITHSLNESGYSFVDRKNWKTARYLDQPIYTRQLYLCKSIYGTNVYGDFVIFHPEKYPRCLVIESKWQQVSGSVDEKLPFLVQNIKEKFPTDAIVIIDGGGSKKGAIEWVKSQIGGKLINVFGMMDFQKWKNNGNL; encoded by the coding sequence ATGGAACAAGGTGGCAAAATTGCAAATCGTACCGGCAAATCTCTTGAGGAATTTATCACTCATAGCTTGAATGAATCCGGTTATTCTTTTGTGGATAGAAAAAATTGGAAAACCGCTAGATATCTAGATCAACCCATCTACACTCGGCAATTGTATCTCTGTAAAAGCATTTATGGGACTAATGTATATGGAGATTTTGTAATTTTTCACCCAGAAAAATACCCACGTTGTTTAGTTATTGAATCTAAATGGCAACAAGTGTCTGGCTCTGTTGATGAAAAATTGCCCTTTTTGGTTCAAAATATTAAAGAAAAATTTCCAACTGATGCAATTGTAATTATTGATGGTGGCGGTTCAAAAAAAGGAGCTATTGAATGGGTAAAAAGTCAAATTGGTGGTAAATTGATCAATGTTTTTGGCATGATGGATTTTCAAAAATGGAAAAATAATGGAAATCTCTAG
- a CDS encoding mechanosensitive ion channel family protein — MVFSAADLNYIYALVTLVSSILLAIIVRFIVRWLEAKAEETETKWDDIIIAAIGTPLQVTIVAIAVYAALTFVGILPLNYPGVLDDQIVLAFWIIMGAWIISSFLHDVIAIYGHELAEKSESDWDDRLVELLELIVKWLVWFAALMAILSVFEVNITPFLAGAGIAGLAVALAAQDIISNFFGGAIITIDKPFKVGDRVKVDQYYGDIMNVGPRSTRLKTLDYQIVTIPNNKITTNVIVNYSEPDEKLRITISVSVAYGTDIDAVKKILLEIAGECISKTEFLLADPAPKVFFTEFADSSLKFVLYVWARKYNLPDEVKDSINSLIATRFAEAGIEIPFPQMEVRLKK, encoded by the coding sequence ATGGTGTTTAGCGCTGCGGATCTCAACTACATCTATGCCCTGGTCACCCTGGTATCCAGTATACTCTTGGCCATCATTGTGCGGTTCATAGTCCGCTGGCTGGAAGCAAAGGCCGAGGAGACCGAGACGAAATGGGATGATATCATCATCGCTGCCATCGGCACGCCCCTTCAGGTAACCATTGTTGCTATCGCGGTCTATGCTGCCCTGACTTTTGTTGGTATCCTGCCGCTTAATTACCCGGGTGTCCTTGACGATCAGATTGTTTTGGCATTCTGGATCATCATGGGTGCATGGATTATCTCCTCGTTCCTGCACGATGTCATTGCCATTTACGGCCACGAGCTTGCGGAAAAATCCGAAAGCGACTGGGATGACCGGCTCGTGGAACTGCTCGAACTTATTGTAAAATGGCTTGTCTGGTTCGCTGCCCTGATGGCGATACTTTCGGTGTTTGAGGTGAATATCACCCCGTTCCTCGCAGGTGCGGGTATCGCGGGTTTGGCTGTTGCGCTGGCTGCCCAGGACATTATCTCGAATTTCTTTGGTGGGGCCATTATCACAATCGATAAACCCTTCAAGGTGGGGGACCGTGTCAAGGTGGACCAGTATTACGGCGATATCATGAACGTCGGTCCGCGGAGCACCCGGCTCAAGACCCTCGATTACCAGATTGTCACGATACCAAACAACAAGATCACAACGAACGTGATCGTCAATTATTCCGAACCGGATGAAAAACTCCGGATTACGATTTCCGTCTCGGTTGCCTATGGCACTGACATCGATGCGGTAAAAAAGATCCTCCTGGAAATTGCCGGTGAATGCATCAGTAAGACAGAATTTCTCCTTGCAGACCCGGCTCCCAAAGTCTTTTTCACAGAATTTGCCGACTCCAGCCTCAAGTTTGTCCTTTATGTCTGGGCACGGAAATACAATCTTCCCGATGAAGTTAAGGATTCGATCAACTCGCTGATTGCCACCCGGTTTGCGGAGGCCGGCATTGAAATTCCCTTCCCGCAGATGGAAGTGCGGCTGAAAAAATAA
- the hxlB gene encoding 6-phospho-3-hexuloisomerase, protein MENHRVQEMMLLMASKIRSIANTLSYQDCEKFIDELLKAKRIYVIGAGRSGLVAKAFAMRLMHLGLQAYVVGETITPAMNPGDAMVIFSGSGRTKTVADLAETAKDIGAHICLITSNADSRIGKISDCIVIIEHHRDDVEDDAVEFEIRQMMGEHKSFAPLGTLFETASMIFSDAVISRMMEITKTDESALKNRHTNIE, encoded by the coding sequence ATGGAGAACCACAGGGTACAGGAAATGATGCTGTTGATGGCATCAAAGATCCGGTCAATAGCGAACACCCTTTCGTACCAGGATTGCGAGAAATTCATCGATGAACTCCTGAAAGCCAAGCGGATTTACGTAATCGGGGCAGGACGGTCCGGGCTTGTGGCAAAAGCGTTTGCCATGCGCCTCATGCACCTTGGACTCCAGGCATACGTTGTCGGGGAGACCATCACCCCGGCCATGAACCCAGGCGACGCGATGGTCATCTTCTCCGGTTCGGGGCGGACCAAGACCGTGGCTGATCTTGCGGAGACGGCAAAGGATATTGGGGCCCACATCTGCCTTATCACCTCAAACGCCGATTCGCGGATCGGGAAGATCTCAGACTGCATAGTCATCATCGAGCATCACCGTGACGATGTTGAGGATGATGCGGTCGAGTTCGAGATCCGGCAAATGATGGGTGAGCACAAGTCGTTTGCCCCGCTCGGTACGCTTTTTGAGACAGCATCCATGATCTTCAGCGATGCCGTGATCTCGCGAATGATGGAGATCACAAAAACGGACGAGTCGGCCCTGAAGAACCGGCACACCAATATCGAATAA
- the hypD gene encoding hydrogenase formation protein HypD, with product MATGKEIAGMLHELVDRDMTFMHICGTHEAAIARTGLRSLLPDQLKIVMGPGCPVCITPQGEIDAALDLVEKNCIIATYGDLLRVPGSKGSLESCGGDIRVVQGVHKAVEIAQKTDKEVVFISVGFETTAPTVAATILTKPPENFSILSCHRIVPPAMQWLLEQGEAKLHGFMLPGHVCTVMGYDEYEHFPVPQVVAGFEAEDILLGLLMLVRQVREGTTRVDNAYPRAVSREGNVKAKEIMYRVFEPSDVEWRGFPVIPGSGMRLKKEFEAYDAQKKFDIVFKHISKHSACACDKILRGISQPSDCKLFGKVCTPRTPVGPCMVSHEGACKIWHQYHMKKP from the coding sequence ATGGCGACGGGAAAAGAGATAGCCGGCATGTTGCACGAACTGGTGGACCGCGACATGACCTTCATGCACATCTGCGGCACCCACGAAGCCGCGATAGCCCGGACCGGGCTGCGCAGCCTGCTTCCGGATCAGCTGAAGATCGTTATGGGCCCGGGATGCCCGGTCTGTATCACCCCCCAGGGAGAGATCGATGCTGCCCTGGACCTCGTGGAAAAAAATTGCATTATCGCCACGTACGGCGATCTCCTCCGCGTGCCGGGATCCAAAGGCTCGCTTGAATCCTGCGGCGGCGACATCCGGGTTGTCCAGGGGGTTCACAAGGCAGTCGAGATTGCACAGAAGACCGACAAGGAAGTTGTCTTCATATCAGTAGGATTCGAAACAACAGCCCCGACCGTGGCCGCAACGATCCTCACGAAACCCCCGGAGAATTTCTCTATCCTTTCCTGCCACCGGATCGTCCCGCCGGCCATGCAGTGGCTGCTCGAACAGGGTGAAGCGAAGCTCCACGGGTTCATGCTTCCCGGTCATGTCTGCACGGTCATGGGTTATGACGAATACGAACATTTCCCGGTCCCGCAGGTTGTTGCCGGCTTCGAAGCAGAGGACATTCTTCTTGGTCTCCTGATGCTCGTCCGGCAGGTAAGGGAAGGTACTACCCGGGTAGACAACGCATACCCCCGTGCTGTCAGTAGGGAAGGGAACGTGAAGGCAAAAGAGATTATGTACCGGGTTTTCGAGCCATCCGATGTCGAGTGGCGCGGCTTTCCCGTCATCCCAGGCTCCGGGATGAGACTGAAGAAAGAGTTTGAAGCCTATGATGCGCAGAAGAAGTTCGACATTGTTTTCAAACATATCAGCAAGCACTCGGCCTGTGCCTGCGACAAGATCCTGCGCGGAATCTCCCAGCCATCCGACTGCAAACTCTTCGGCAAGGTCTGCACGCCCCGGACACCGGTCGGCCCCTGCATGGTCAGCCATGAAGGTGCGTGCAAGATCTGGCACCAGTACCACATGAAAAAACCCTGA
- a CDS encoding site-specific integrase, which translates to MATRMTATVKKAPTLNDSQFHINNTSFGIKSLQTWKEKGIISPEDAELIDEYLTKRRADKDLSQGRVNKILFTFLAWRRLVKPFKENTMLDIYKGIDDLKNGANKPKATGRQRYSKNFVYDTVTIIKPFYLWMIESGYSNNLSEKDISSLKRPKRDLMTKTVADILTEEEIKKMVVACESTRDRAVIMMLYDGGFRIGELGKLTWGQVSFDNYGVVVNVDEKTGKPRYVRLLAASSYLAKWKDDYPFDPVGNNLVFISHQKQAIAYNTMYRQIKRIAERTGIKKNVHPHIFRHTRITNLIEKGIPESVIKSMMWGSLTTDMFACYAHLTNRSIDDALLEQAGIKRTEKTEKKEVLAPKQCPACHIINGPTARFCNQCGRSLTDEAEVQYQESASKIREMFRENPQAQKVFIEILNEIKNPQ; encoded by the coding sequence ATGGCAACAAGGATGACCGCGACGGTGAAGAAAGCACCAACGCTCAATGACTCACAGTTCCATATTAACAACACGTCCTTTGGTATTAAATCTCTCCAAACTTGGAAAGAAAAAGGCATCATTTCCCCCGAAGATGCCGAACTAATTGATGAATATTTAACAAAGCGCAGGGCCGATAAAGACCTCTCCCAAGGCCGCGTTAATAAAATACTTTTTACTTTTCTGGCATGGCGACGTCTGGTAAAACCATTCAAAGAAAATACAATGCTCGACATCTACAAGGGTATTGATGACTTAAAAAACGGGGCGAACAAACCGAAGGCTACAGGACGCCAGCGATATTCAAAGAATTTCGTATATGATACTGTCACGATTATCAAACCGTTTTATCTCTGGATGATTGAATCAGGATATTCGAATAACCTCTCCGAAAAGGATATTTCCTCGTTAAAACGTCCGAAACGCGATCTCATGACAAAAACGGTTGCCGATATCCTCACCGAAGAAGAAATTAAAAAAATGGTCGTGGCCTGTGAATCAACCCGAGACCGTGCTGTAATCATGATGCTGTATGATGGCGGTTTCCGGATTGGGGAACTTGGAAAGTTAACCTGGGGGCAGGTCTCTTTTGATAATTATGGCGTTGTTGTCAACGTAGATGAGAAAACCGGAAAACCCCGGTATGTCCGACTTCTGGCAGCATCTTCCTATCTCGCAAAATGGAAAGATGATTATCCCTTCGATCCTGTTGGAAACAATCTTGTGTTCATATCCCATCAAAAACAGGCCATAGCTTACAACACAATGTACCGACAGATAAAGCGGATTGCTGAACGCACGGGAATTAAAAAGAATGTTCATCCGCACATCTTCCGACATACGAGAATAACCAACCTTATCGAAAAAGGTATTCCTGAATCTGTAATTAAGTCCATGATGTGGGGCTCGCTCACAACGGACATGTTTGCCTGTTATGCACATCTCACCAATCGGTCTATAGATGATGCATTGCTGGAACAGGCCGGAATTAAACGGACTGAAAAAACTGAGAAAAAAGAGGTGCTCGCGCCAAAACAATGCCCTGCTTGTCACATCATAAACGGGCCTACAGCTCGGTTTTGCAATCAGTGTGGACGCTCTTTAACAGACGAGGCGGAAGTACAATATCAGGAATCGGCATCTAAAATCCGAGAAATGTTCCGCGAAAACCCCCAAGCTCAAAAGGTTTTTATAGAGATCCTTAACGAAATTAAAAATCCGCAATAA
- a CDS encoding PH domain-containing protein has protein sequence MPDLNVCPGCDDPEKEQSEVILLATSPDPKSFMYKYVMACVPILLVLLSIFVRSLLGGITSTLIPGIPSSLDMVVPAVTSITNISLYLVAPIGIFVAVAGIGWALRFTELWTSTAITLALSVICSMILMAGTGIPLVSERYIADLVQWIAYLVQPFCIIAAIVILVWTEKFRRTIRYTITSENIAIQGGVWKHLEHLVPHHQIGRVVMEQDFFGRLFNYGTVIPQSITRWGSETSLRGVGASGQKDNFGAMIGYAKGREEASRYPLDCFYGIPDPRTAQNLLRQQMVRPATREEEQVTFLKKIYDKI, from the coding sequence ATGCCAGATCTCAACGTGTGCCCCGGGTGCGATGACCCCGAAAAGGAACAAAGCGAAGTTATCCTTCTTGCGACAAGTCCGGACCCGAAGAGTTTCATGTACAAGTATGTCATGGCATGTGTTCCCATCCTGCTCGTTCTCCTGTCAATCTTTGTCCGGTCACTCCTCGGGGGAATTACGAGTACACTCATACCTGGCATCCCCTCTTCCCTCGACATGGTGGTTCCTGCCGTTACCAGCATCACGAATATCTCGCTTTACCTTGTTGCCCCCATCGGGATTTTTGTTGCGGTAGCCGGTATCGGGTGGGCTTTGAGGTTCACGGAGCTCTGGACAAGTACGGCGATCACGCTTGCTTTGAGCGTCATCTGTAGCATGATTCTGATGGCCGGGACCGGAATTCCCCTGGTGTCGGAACGATATATCGCGGATCTTGTCCAGTGGATCGCGTACCTTGTCCAGCCGTTCTGCATCATTGCCGCGATTGTTATCCTTGTCTGGACAGAAAAATTCCGGCGGACCATCCGGTACACAATTACGAGCGAGAACATCGCGATACAGGGTGGTGTCTGGAAACACCTGGAGCACCTGGTGCCTCACCACCAGATCGGGCGGGTTGTCATGGAGCAGGATTTCTTTGGCCGGTTGTTCAATTACGGGACGGTCATTCCCCAGAGTATCACCCGGTGGGGATCTGAGACCTCTCTCCGGGGAGTCGGTGCGAGTGGGCAGAAAGATAATTTTGGGGCCATGATAGGTTATGCCAAAGGCAGGGAGGAAGCCTCCCGCTATCCCCTGGATTGTTTCTATGGGATTCCCGATCCCCGCACTGCGCAGAATCTTCTCCGGCAACAGATGGTCCGCCCTGCAACCCGGGAAGAAGAGCAGGTTACATTCCTGAAAAAAATCTATGATAAGATCTGA
- a CDS encoding pyridoxal phosphate-dependent aminotransferase codes for MGIQFSDRVLGIEISGIRKIFESAGPDSINLGLGQPDFDTPQHIKDAAIRAIQEGKTGYTPNNGIPELRNAISRKLKKENELDYSPNQIIVTAGASEALHIVMQALLRDGDRVLCPDPGFVSYASLATLAGGRPVSVPLTGSLHIDVEAAKEQMDGAKLMVINSPGNPTGAVEDKESIRALVEYAGDKGVTIISDEVYEHFIYGKQHWSAGTFGDNVITINATSKTYAMTGWRVGYLAASPEIVGECLKVHQYCQACATSISQYAALAAYEGDQHMVGVMRDEYRVRRDLICKGLADLGFRFPVPEGAFYAFVPMKPALTQKIIDAGVVVVPGTAFGVNAPEYTRISYANSRENLNRALDRIKNAIGE; via the coding sequence ATGGGAATACAATTCTCAGACCGGGTTCTCGGAATCGAGATCTCCGGTATCCGGAAGATCTTCGAGTCTGCAGGCCCGGACTCGATCAACCTCGGGCTGGGCCAGCCCGATTTTGACACCCCGCAGCATATCAAAGACGCTGCAATACGGGCCATCCAGGAAGGAAAGACCGGGTACACGCCCAATAACGGTATCCCTGAACTACGAAATGCGATCAGCCGGAAATTAAAAAAAGAGAATGAACTGGACTATTCCCCGAACCAGATCATCGTAACCGCTGGTGCGAGCGAGGCACTCCATATCGTGATGCAGGCGCTTCTCCGCGACGGCGACCGGGTGCTCTGCCCGGACCCGGGTTTTGTCTCCTATGCGTCCCTTGCAACTCTTGCCGGCGGCCGGCCGGTCAGTGTCCCGCTGACCGGAAGCCTTCATATCGATGTCGAGGCTGCAAAGGAACAGATGGACGGGGCAAAACTCATGGTCATCAATTCGCCGGGAAACCCGACCGGTGCGGTCGAGGATAAAGAGTCCATCCGGGCGCTGGTGGAATATGCCGGGGACAAGGGAGTCACCATCATCTCGGATGAAGTGTACGAGCATTTCATTTACGGGAAACAGCACTGGAGTGCTGGTACCTTCGGCGACAATGTTATTACCATCAATGCCACGAGCAAGACCTATGCCATGACCGGCTGGCGCGTCGGGTACCTGGCCGCATCGCCCGAGATTGTCGGCGAATGTCTCAAGGTCCACCAGTACTGCCAGGCTTGTGCCACATCCATCTCCCAGTATGCGGCGCTTGCAGCATATGAAGGCGACCAGCACATGGTCGGCGTTATGCGCGACGAGTACCGGGTTCGCCGGGATCTCATCTGCAAAGGACTTGCCGATCTCGGGTTCCGGTTCCCGGTGCCCGAAGGCGCGTTCTATGCCTTCGTTCCCATGAAACCGGCACTGACGCAGAAGATCATTGATGCCGGTGTTGTTGTGGTCCCGGGGACTGCATTCGGGGTGAATGCGCCGGAGTACACCCGGATCAGTTATGCAAATTCCCGGGAAAATTTGAACCGGGCCCTTGATAGGATAAAAAATGCAATAGGTGAATGA